ATCCAACCTGTGCTGAGTGGCCTCGCCAGGATCGTCAACGGGGAAGAAGCTGTCCCCGGCTCCTGGCCCTGGCAGGTGTCCCTGCAGGTGAGCGGGGTTCTGTGCATGAAGGGGGAGGAACGGGGGGGTCAGCTGGGCAGGGGGCCGCTGCCCGAGTCAGTGCTGCTGGTGTCCAGCACGTGCTGACCCTCCCCATCTTCCTCCAGGACAGGACCGGCTTCCACTTCTGCGGGGGCTCCCTCATCAACGAGAACTGGGTGGTCACCGCCGCCCACTGCGGTGTCACGTGAGGGCCCAGGGTCCCCAGGAAACCCTTTGGGGTGGTTTCTTCCAGCACTGAGGTCTTGCCCTTTAATGCCATTTCCCAGTTTCTTTTCGTTTGTTTCTTCTCCCCCGGGGTCTCCTTCTCTCCCAGGCCAGGGTCTCCCCTAGAGCAGAGGGCAGGCTGCCCCTAGCCAAGCTGGACAACTAGTAGGCTTTGAGCCCCAACTCCGAGGTTCTCACCTGCCTGCCCCGAGGCTGCTCCGCAGGCTCGGCAGCCTGAGCTGCGGCTTCCACGTCTGGCCGCCCGCTTCCCAGGTTCTAATTTTGAGATGTGCAGCAAATGCAGGTCCTGCCGGTCTCCCGGCGTCATGTGGAAAACACGAGGCAAGCGAGACTGCACAGTGGAGACTCCGAGCTTCAAGCTCCAACTCACACCACACCCCTGTGAGGACATGCACAAAGACATGCAGATGCCCACACACGCGTGCCCCGACGCCATGCGTACTCTGTGCCCCACCTACCTGCCTCCAGCGGGAACCTCTCTTTTCTCTGGCTCTCTTCAGAACCTCCGATGTGGTCGTGGCTGGGGAGTTTGACCAGGGCTCAAGCTCTGAGAGCATCCAGAAGCTGAAGATTGCCAAGGTATGGTGGCCCCCAGGGTCGTCCAGGTGTGACCCCAGATAGGGCGGTCCCTTGGGAGTGGCCGCCCACGCTAAGTCCCAGATACTCCAGCTCCCCTCGGTTACCCTGATACCCCATCATGATGGGGCAAAGCAGAGGGCAAGGTGTGCGAGTCTCCAGGAAGGGAAGGTCTGCACCTTGAGCCTGGGCTGGGGTTCCTGGGGCCACAGGAGGAGCTGCCGAGTGGAGCAGGCTGTCGTCTAGGGAGGGTCGCTGACGCCACGAGGGGTCTCCTAACGCCGCCAGCTTCTTCCCTTTGCGACTTCTCCCCAGACCCCAACAGCGGCTATTTGTCTCTCCCcgacccccccacacacacaggtTTTCAAGAACTCCAACTACAACTCGTTAACCATCAACAACGACATCACCCTGCTGAAGCTGTCCACAGCTGCGAGCTTCTCCCAGACTGTGTCCGCTGTGTGCCTGCCCAGTGCCAGTGACAACTTCGCCGCCGGGACGACGTGCGTCACCACAGGCTGGGGCCTGACCCGATACACCAGTGAGTGAGGGGTGACCACAGGTGGGctggctgggaggtggggagcaCAGTCACTGACCACCCACCCTGCCCTTCCAGATGCCAACACCCCTGACCGGCTGCAGCAGGCATCCCTGCCCctcttgtccaacaccaactgCAAGAGATACTGGGGCACTAAGATCACCAACGCCATGATCTGTGCGGGCGCCAGCGGTGTCTCCTCCTGCATGGTAGGGCCTCCCAGCCtcgggtgggggggggcggttcAAGCCAAGGGCTTGAGCAAAGACGGAGGAAATGGAAGCTGTAGGCAGCCCTCTTTCAGggcctgccattctcttctggagCATTCCTGCCAGAGTAGTTGGGAAGACAGAGCTCCTGGAGAACCCCCGGTGACCTCAGCAGAGGGGTACTAGAGCAGGGGCCTCTGCTCTCAGAGCTTCAAGCTCCATGTTACAAGATGCCCTTGATATCTGCGTCTGAGCAGTGGCACTTCCTGATCTTGTGCAGTGCACAGCCTGGGCAGCAGAGCATGGCGGCCCTAAAGGCTCTTGAAGGGGCTTGGCAGAACTTTCTCTGTCCCTGTGGCCCCGTGGCCAGCAACACCTGTACTTTCCTCCTGTCAATCAAACATGCTCTATTGAGCCTCTGTTATAGGACCCCAGGGGGTGACCCAGATTTCCAGGGGCACAAACCACAGGCGCTGCTGAAGTTTCTTTCACAATCCTTCTAATATGCATGTGCTGAGCTTCCACTGGCTGTCTGGCCTGGGACTGGGTGCTGGGAACAACGTTCACGAGTCTGGCCTGCCAGCTCCAagccccctcctccctgtcctgcaGGGCGACTCTGGCGGCCCCCTGGTCTGCAAGAAGAATGGAGCCTGGACCCTGGTGGGCATCGTATCCTGGGGCAGCAGCACATGCTCCACATCCACCCCTGGCGTGTATGCCCGCGTCACTGCTCTCGTCAACTGGGTGCAGCAGACCCTGGCCGCCAACTGAGCCCCCAGCCTCACACTGGCCTGCCTGCCAACCTTGCTCCTACATAGCCACAATAAACCGGTGGAAGACATGTTGATGGTGTCTGTGTCCTGTGCTGGGGTTTCTGGGAGTTCATTCTTCTCCTGAACTTGGACCTTCTCTGAACCAGGTGGCAGGCGGTGTCCAGGAGGGCCCCTTGTTAGTCCACCTCCCACAATGGCCAGAGGGGTGCACACAGATGAGGGGGGCACCTTGGCCTCCTGCCTCCCCGTCAACCCTTGGCTCCTTGTGCTCAAGgcctgccctggggagggggcaccTGGGGGTGGAGTCCGGTGCTGGCCCCACACACTTGTGACTCCAGGAAACTTTCCCAGGAGTGGCCCCCAAGGGCTGTCTCTTTCCCAGGCCCGCGCTGCAGTCAGGTGCTTCTCAGCCCAAGGTCTTCTGATAAGGAGGGGATGGCGAGGCAGGCTGCAATTGGTGAGCTGGGGCAATATATTGGGGGTCCCTCGGGCAGACCCCATCTCCCCTGCTGAGCCGCACACCATGGCCCTTCTCTGGGTTGTCCTTGGCTTCTTCCTCTTTGGCAGCAGCTTCGGTAAGTGCAGGGCTCAGGCAGGCCTGGCAGACCCTGGTCAAGCCTCGGCCccaccctggccccagccccagaAGCAGGGGACACGAGGGTCCAAGTCCTCATGCCTTGAACCACCCCTGCCGCCCACCCCTCCAGGTGCCCCTCTGACCCTCCTTGGGCACCTACCCCTGGCTCCCCACTCCTCCGCTGGGCCTGGGGCCCCCTGCCACCTGGAGGTCCCTTGGACTTCTGGTCTGGTCTCCTCCATTCGCTCAGAAGCCTTGGGGTGGTCTGGGCTCCTCTACCCTCCAAACCTGCCACCAAGCCCTGTGCATTCTGCCTCAGGGATGTTCCCCAGGCCCATCCATCTTGCCCGGCCCCTCCACCCTCTGGGTTTGGACACACTCCTGGGTTGGTGCCATCCCACCTGTGGcaattgttcagtcgctaagtcgtgtccgactctttgctatcccatgggctgcagcacaccaggcttccctgtccttcaccatcccccagaatttgttcaaactcatgtccattgagtccgtgatgccattcaaccatctcatcctctgctgcctccttctcctcccgccttcaatctttcccagcatcagggtcttttccaatgagtcagttctttgcatcaggtggccaaagtacaaggTAATACCCTCACCCAAAGCTGCTCCCCCTGAAGACTCAGAGGCCATGAGAGCACCCAGGACTCACACAGGACATCCCAGCCTCTGGGAAAGGATCCTGGGCTCAGAGGGGATGGACACCCCCCTCAGGGCACACAGCAGGCCAGGGAGCCTGGGCCCCAACTGCAGAGACCCTCCGCTTCAGGGACCATCCACAAGAGTGCCTAAGGGCAGTTGTCAGCTAGCCGGGAGGGGGCTAAATGTCTTGCAGCAGACAAAGCTCTGGGTGCCAGGGTGCCGCGGAGGCCTGGAAGAGCTGCATCTGCACCCTGATACCCCTTGAGGCACCATCTACAGACCAGCCACCCCATCTCTGCCCCTCAGGTTGCGGGGTCCCTGCCATCGACCCTGTGCTGAGCGGCCTCTCCAGAATTGTGAACGGGGAGGACGCCGTGCCCGGCTCCTGGCCCTGGCAGGTGTCCCTGCAGGTGAGGGGGTGCTGAGGAGGGGCAGGTTAGACAGAGGGGGCTGAGGTGGGAGAGGCAAGGCTGactctctcccaccccctccccagaccAGCTCCGGCTTCCACTTCTGCGGGGGCTCCCTCATCAGTGAGGACTGGGTGGTCACCGCCGCCCACTGCGGGGTCAGGTGAGGCCCCACTTCACCTGCTCAAAGGGACCACCTTTACCTCCCAGCCCCAAGCAGGCTCAGGGAGTGGGCACGGGGCTACTGCGGGGGGGGGCTGCCAAGGGGCTGGGGGCGGCTGCTCTTGTTCCCCACCTGCAGGCAGAACAGTCTCCAGGAAAAGCCCCCCCCATCCCCCAACCCCCGCCAGCACCCCGGCCTCCAGACCCCAGCTTGGTCCAGGACAGCGGGTCTGGGCCTCTGCCTTCAcagtacagatggagaaactgaggcccagggagaacAGGGGTGCCCTGGGGTCCCCACACGACTGTGCAGCCCGGGTGGTCTCGCCCACCTGGCACAGTGCCCAGGCCTCTGCGGGGGCAGCTGTGAGCCTGTGCTCCGACTGTGGCTTACTTTCTAGGAAGGGTCACCTCGTGGTGGCCGGGGTATCCGACCAGGGTTCCGAGGAGGAGGCCGGCCAGGTGCTGAGGGTCGCCGAGGTACTCACGGTTGGGTGGGCGGTGTGGTGGGGGAGTgctggggcggggaggagggcggTGCTGGGTGGGGGGTCGTGGACTTGAGGACCCTGACCAGCGGCTGTGCTTCACCCCGCCGGCACCTTTCTAGACCGACTTTCTGTTCTTCTTCCCAAACACAGCTCCCTTACAAACACTCAAGGTTGTTTTGCTCATCGTAGGAAAATGCAAAATATGTCACATGCCACTCCCCCCATTTGGTCTGTTCGGCCGCATCTGTGTTCCCTCAACACCCtgtgcacccccacccccgaatCGCTCGCCTgcgcccccgcggccccgcccccgtgGCCCGCCCAGCCCCCGCTGTCCTGCGCAGGTCTTCCAACACCCGCAGTGGGACCTGCGCGCCGTGCGCAACGACGTGGCCCTGCTGAAGCTGGCAGCGCCCGCCCGCCTCTCCGCCGCCGTGGCCCCCGTCTGCCTGCCCAGCGCCGACACCAGCTTCCCCGCGGGCTCCCTGTGCACCGTCACCGGCTGGGGCAAGACCCGGTACAATGGTGAGTGTCCGTGAGGACTGCTCAGGGCCCAGACTCCTGTGCTTCCAGCTAAGTCCTGAGCACAATCGTGTAAATCGCAACAATCAACCTTCCGTTTCTTTACTTAAAGAAAGctaacgtgaagtcgctcagtcgtctccgactctttgcaaccccctagtctgtagcccaccaggctcctctgtccatgggattttccagtcaagagtactggagtgggtaaccatttccttcttgagacgatcttcccgacccagggattgaacccaggtctcccgcattgtaggcagacgctttaccctctgacaCACTGGGGAAGTCCACTTAACCTTTATTAAAAACCtatcaagcaaaaataaaaacaagccatATATACCTAAGCAGTTTCCAAAGAGACACCTAAGTTCCAGCACCTAAGTGTCACCCCTCTAATCTGCACGGAGGTAGAGTGAGAAGGGTGGGTGTGCCCAGCATCCCTGGAGTCTGCGCTGGGAGCCCACGGTCCAGGCCACCTTCAGACTCCAGCCTCCTCAGGCTCTTCCTCTGTCCTGAGTTCCTCCACCACGGCCACAGCCTACCAGCTGGTCCTTTAACACAACGCGAGCAGCCAAGAAAGGGCAGAATAGGGAGGTGCTCCCTCATGGGTCCCCCCAGCGTCCCCAGGCAGAGGAGGACTGGGGAGGAGGGATGGCCCCTCTGCCCACACGCAGGGCCCAGCTGGCCCGGGACGCAGGGGCCCGGCAGGCAGGACTTGCTTGACCAACTAGCGCAGACGCATTGCCGGGTGTGGAATTGGAGAGGGACCGCCTCCCAGACTCTTGGAAGGTGGCGCTCAGCACCCACGATTGTCATGATGGAGGAGGACCACACCGTGGGAGGGCAGGGTTCCAGCGGGCGCTGGTCTCCTCTCCCTGGGCCCTGACCCCACgccctctgtccttctagccttcGATACCCCTGACAAGCTGCAGCAGGCCACCCTGCCCATCCTGTCTAATGCCGACTGCCAAGAGTTCTGGGGCAGCAAGATCACTGACGTGATGATCTGTGCGGGGGCCAGCGGCATCTCCTCCTGCATGGTACTGCCTGCTACCCTGCCCGCCCTCACAGGATCCCCCCTGGTCAGGCCAGGAGGGCCGGCCCCTCTGCCACGACCTCCTTACCCTCATGCCCTGCCCGGTGTCCCAGTGAAGGCGTGGACCAGCACTATCAGAGGCCCCTGGTGAGAGCTGGCTCTGACCAGGCGTGGTATGGTGCTTCCAGACGGATTTAATTTCATAGCAACTGCACAAGATGGACATTTCcatccattttacaggtgatggGGAGGCTGAGAGGATCagcccccgccccaggcccccCAGGAGTAGGGGGCAGAGCTGCCATCTGAGCAGGTCCGAGTGTCTGTGCACAACCTCTGGGCCCCCACTTGCCCTTGGTCTGCATCCCCTGGACTAGGCCAGGTCTGGGCACAGCAGGGCCCTGGCACCTTCTTTCTGGCTTGGACACAAGTCCTGTCTCCTTCTGCAGGGCGACTCAGGCGGCCCCCTGGTCTGCCAGAAGGACGGAGCCTGGACCCTGGCGGGCATCGTGTCCTGGGGCAGCAGCCGGTGTAGCCCATTCTTACCTGGCGTATACGCCCGGGTCACCAAGTTCATTCCCTGGATTCTTGAAGTTCTGGAGGCCAACTGAGTCTctgccccaccccagctcccatcTGTGTAAAACCCAAATAAAACTGCTTGCATCTTCACCTCTGCGTCTTCACCGGGCTGGATGAAGGGTGGGAGGGTGGCCACCCTTCCTGAGGGCCCTCTGGAGTTCAGAGCTGAGAGGGCTGGCAGATCGCCCAGCCCTATGCCCTTCTTCACGGAGATGGGGAGTGAGGCCCAGATTTATATGCATCACGGTGACAGCTGGTCCCCTCgtgggaggagggcacggcaaccca
The genomic region above belongs to Budorcas taxicolor isolate Tak-1 chromosome 18, Takin1.1, whole genome shotgun sequence and contains:
- the LOC128062970 gene encoding chymotrypsinogen A; this encodes MNFLWLLSCCALLGTAFGCGVPAIQPVLSGLARIVNGEEAVPGSWPWQVSLQDRTGFHFCGGSLINENWVVTAAHCGVTTSDVVVAGEFDQGSSSESIQKLKIAKVFKNSNYNSLTINNDITLLKLSTAASFSQTVSAVCLPSASDNFAAGTTCVTTGWGLTRYTNANTPDRLQQASLPLLSNTNCKRYWGTKITNAMICAGASGVSSCMGDSGGPLVCKKNGAWTLVGIVSWGSSTCSTSTPGVYARVTALVNWVQQTLAAN
- the LOC128063404 gene encoding chymotrypsinogen B-like, whose product is MALLWVVLGFFLFGSSFGCGVPAIDPVLSGLSRIVNGEDAVPGSWPWQVSLQTSSGFHFCGGSLISEDWVVTAAHCGVRKGHLVVAGVSDQGSEEEAGQVLRVAEVFQHPQWDLRAVRNDVALLKLAAPARLSAAVAPVCLPSADTSFPAGSLCTVTGWGKTRYNAFDTPDKLQQATLPILSNADCQEFWGSKITDVMICAGASGISSCMGDSGGPLVCQKDGAWTLAGIVSWGSSRCSPFLPGVYARVTKFIPWILEVLEAN